Proteins encoded together in one Mus caroli chromosome 4, CAROLI_EIJ_v1.1, whole genome shotgun sequence window:
- the LOC110292125 gene encoding protein argonaute-1 isoform X2 — MEAGPSGAAAGAYLPPLQQVFQAPRRPGIGTVGKPIKLLANYFEVDIPKIDVYHYEVDIKPDKCPRRVNREVVEYMVQHFKPQIFGDRKPVYDGKKNIYTVTALPIGNERVDFEVTIPGEGKDRIFKVSIKWLAIVSWRMLHEALVSGQIPVPLESVQALDVAMRHLASMRYTPVGRSFFSPPEGYYHPLGGGREVWFGFHQSVRPAMWKMMLNIDVSATAFYKAQPVIEFMCEVLDIRNIDEQPKPLTDSQRVRFTKEIKGLKVEVTHCGQMKRKYRVCNVTRRPASHQTFPLQLESGQTVECTVAQYFKQKYNLQLKYPHLPCLQVGQEQKHTYLPLEVCNIVAGQRCIKKLTDNQTSTMIKATARSAPDRQEEISRLMKNASYNLDPYIQEFGIKVKDDMTEVTGRVLPAPILQYGGRNRAIATPNQGVWDMRGKQFYNGIEIKVWAIACFAPQKQCREEVLKNFTDQLRKISKDAGMPIQGQPCFCKYAQGADSVEPMFRHLKNTYSGLQLIIVILPGKTPVYAEVKRVGDTLLGMATQCVQVKNVVKTSPQTLSNLCLKINVKLGGINNILVPHQRSAVFQQPVIFLGADVTHPPAGDGKKPSITAVVGSMDAHPSRYCATVRVQRPRQEIIEDLSYMVRELLIQFYKSTRFKPTRIIFYRDGVPEGQLPQILHYELLAIRDACIKLEKDYQPGITYIVVQKRHHTRLFCADKNERIGKSGNIPAGTTVDTNITHPFEFDFYLCSHAGIQGTSRPSHYYVLWDDNRFTADELQILTYQLCHTYVRCTRSVSIPAPAYYARLVAFRARYHLVDKEHDSGEGSHISGQSNGRDPQALAKAVQVHQDTLRTMYFA; from the exons ATGGAAGCGGGACCCTCGGGAGCAG CTGCAGGTGCCTACCTGCCTCCCCTGCAGCAGGTGTTTCAGGCACCCCGCCGGCCTGGCATTGGCACTGTGGGCAAACCAATCAAGCTTCTGGCCAATTACTTTGAGGTGGACATTCCTAAGATTGACGTTTACCATTACGAGGTGGACATCAAGCCGGATAAGTGTCCTCGCAGAGTCAACCG GGAGGTGGTGGAATACATGGTCCAGCATTTCAAACCTCAGATCTTTGGGGATCGCAAGCCTGTGTATGATGGAAAGAAGAATATTTACACGGTCACAGCACTGCCCATTGGCAATGAGAGG GTTGACTTTGAGGTGACAATCCCCGGGGAAGGGAAGGATAGAATTTTTAAGGTCTCCATCAAGTGGCTAGCCATTGTGAGCTGGCGCATGCTGCATGAAGCCTTGGTCAGTGGCCAGATCCCTGTGCCCCTGGAGTCTGTGCAAGCCCTGGATGTGGCCATGAGGCACCTGGCATCTATGAG GTACACCCCTGTGGGCCGCTCCTTCTTCTCACCGCCTGAGGGCTACTACCACCCGCTGGGGGGTGGGCGCGAGGTCTGGTTCGGCTTTCACCAGTCTGTGCGCCCTGCCATGTGGAAGATGATGCTCAACATTGATG TCTCAGCCACTGCCTTCTACAAAGCACAGCCAGTGATTGAGTTCATGTGTGAGGTCCTGGACATCAGGAACATAGATGAACAACCCAAGCCCCTCACGGATTCCCAGCGTGTTCGGTTTACCAAGGAGATAAAAG GCCTGAAGGTGGAAGTGACCCACTGTGGACAGATGAAGAGGAAATACCGCGTGTGTAATGTTACCCGCCGCCCTGCTAGCCATCAGAC GTTCCCCTTGCAGCTGGAGAGTGGACAGACTGTGGAGTGCACTGTGGCACAGTATTTCAAGCAGAAATATAACCTTCAGCTCAAGTATCCTCACCTGCCCTGCCTACAAGTTGGGCAAGAACAGAAGCATACCTATTTGCCCCTCGAG GTCTGTAACATTGTGGCTGGGCAGCGGTGCATTAAGAAGCTGACTGACAACCAGACTTCAACCATGATAAAGGCTACAGCTAGGTCGGCcccagacagacaggaggagaTCAGCCGCCTG ATGAAGAATGCCAGCTACAACCTGGATCCCTACATCCAGGAATTTGGAATCAAAGTGAAGGATGACATGACGGAGGTGACGGGACGTGTGCTGCCGGCGCCCATCTTGCAGTATGGCGGCCGG AACCGGGCCATTGCTACACCCAACCAAGGTGTCTGGGACATGCGCGGGAAACAGTTCTACAATGGGATTGAGATCAAAGTCTGGGCCATCGCCTGCTTCGCACCCCAGAAACAGTGTCGAGAAGAGGTGCTCAA GAACTTCACAGACCAGCTTCGGAAGAtttccaaggatgcagggatgccCATCCAGGGCCAGCCATGCTTCTGCAAATACGCACAGGGGGCAGACAGCGTGGAGCCCATGTTCCGGCATCTCAAGAACACCTACTCAGGACTGCAGCTCATTATCGTCATCCTGCCCGGGAAGACGCCAGTGTATG CTGAAGTGAAACGTGTCGGAGATACACTCTTGGGAATGGCAACACAGTGTGTGCAGGTGAAGAATGTGGTCAAGACCTCACCTCAGACTCTGTCCAACCTCTGCCTCAAGATCAATGTCAAACTCGGTGGCATTAACAACATCCTAGTCCCACACCAGCG CTCTGCTGTTTTTCAACAGCCAGTGATTTTCCTGGGAGCAGATGTTACACACCCCCCAGCTGGAGATGGGAAGAAGCCTTCTATCACAGCA GTGGTAGGCAGCATGGACGCACACCCCAGCCGATACTGTGCCACCGTGCGTGTGCAGCGCCCACGGCAGGAGATCATTGAAGACTTGTCCTATATGGTGCGTGAGCTGCTCATCCAGTTCTACAAGTCCACCCGCTTCAAGCCCACCCGCATCATCTTCTACCGTGACGGAGTCCCTGAGGGGCAGCTGCCCCAG ATTCTTCACTATGAGCTGCTTGCCATCCGAGATGCATGCATCAAACTGGAAAAAGACTACCAGCCTGGGATCACATATATTGTGGTACAGAAGCGCCATCACACCCGCCTCTTTTGTGCTGACAAGAATGAGCGG ATTGGGAAGAGTGGTAACATCCCAGCAGGGACCACTGTGGACACCAACATCACCCACCCATTTGAGTTTGACTTCTATCTGTGCAGCCATGCAGGCATCCAG GGTACCAGCCGACCATCCCATTATTATGTCCTTTGGGATGACAACCGTTTCACAGCAGATGAACTCCAGATCTTGACATACCAGCTGTGCCACACTTACGTACGATGCACACGTTCTGTCTCTATCCCAGCACCTGCCTACTATGCTCGCTTGGTGGCTTTCCGGGCACGATACCACCTGGTGGACAAGGAACATGACAG tggAGAGGGGAGCCACATATCGGGGCAAAGCAATGGGCGAGACCCCCAGGCCCTGGCTAAAGCTGTGCAGGTTCACCAGGATACTCTACGCACCATGTACTTCGCTTGA
- the LOC110292125 gene encoding protein argonaute-1 isoform X1: MEAGPSGAAAGAYLPPLQQVFQAPRRPGIGTVGKPIKLLANYFEVDIPKIDVYHYEVDIKPDKCPRRVNREVVEYMVQHFKPQIFGDRKPVYDGKKNIYTVTALPIGNERVDFEVTIPGEGKDRIFKVSIKWLAIVSWRMLHEALVSGQIPVPLESVQALDVAMRHLASMRYTPVGRSFFSPPEGYYHPLGGGREVWFGFHQSVRPAMWKMMLNIDVSATAFYKAQPVIEFMCEVLDIRNIDEQPKPLTDSQRVRFTKEIKGLKVEVTHCGQMKRKYRVCNVTRRPASHQTFPLQLESGQTVECTVAQYFKQKYNLQLKYPHLPCLQVGQEQKHTYLPLEVCNIVAGQRCIKKLTDNQTSTMIKATARSAPDRQEEISRLMKNASYNLDPYIQEFGIKVKDDMTEVTGRVLPAPILQYGGRVSRNRAIATPNQGVWDMRGKQFYNGIEIKVWAIACFAPQKQCREEVLKNFTDQLRKISKDAGMPIQGQPCFCKYAQGADSVEPMFRHLKNTYSGLQLIIVILPGKTPVYAEVKRVGDTLLGMATQCVQVKNVVKTSPQTLSNLCLKINVKLGGINNILVPHQRSAVFQQPVIFLGADVTHPPAGDGKKPSITAVVGSMDAHPSRYCATVRVQRPRQEIIEDLSYMVRELLIQFYKSTRFKPTRIIFYRDGVPEGQLPQILHYELLAIRDACIKLEKDYQPGITYIVVQKRHHTRLFCADKNERIGKSGNIPAGTTVDTNITHPFEFDFYLCSHAGIQGTSRPSHYYVLWDDNRFTADELQILTYQLCHTYVRCTRSVSIPAPAYYARLVAFRARYHLVDKEHDSGEGSHISGQSNGRDPQALAKAVQVHQDTLRTMYFA; this comes from the exons ATGGAAGCGGGACCCTCGGGAGCAG CTGCAGGTGCCTACCTGCCTCCCCTGCAGCAGGTGTTTCAGGCACCCCGCCGGCCTGGCATTGGCACTGTGGGCAAACCAATCAAGCTTCTGGCCAATTACTTTGAGGTGGACATTCCTAAGATTGACGTTTACCATTACGAGGTGGACATCAAGCCGGATAAGTGTCCTCGCAGAGTCAACCG GGAGGTGGTGGAATACATGGTCCAGCATTTCAAACCTCAGATCTTTGGGGATCGCAAGCCTGTGTATGATGGAAAGAAGAATATTTACACGGTCACAGCACTGCCCATTGGCAATGAGAGG GTTGACTTTGAGGTGACAATCCCCGGGGAAGGGAAGGATAGAATTTTTAAGGTCTCCATCAAGTGGCTAGCCATTGTGAGCTGGCGCATGCTGCATGAAGCCTTGGTCAGTGGCCAGATCCCTGTGCCCCTGGAGTCTGTGCAAGCCCTGGATGTGGCCATGAGGCACCTGGCATCTATGAG GTACACCCCTGTGGGCCGCTCCTTCTTCTCACCGCCTGAGGGCTACTACCACCCGCTGGGGGGTGGGCGCGAGGTCTGGTTCGGCTTTCACCAGTCTGTGCGCCCTGCCATGTGGAAGATGATGCTCAACATTGATG TCTCAGCCACTGCCTTCTACAAAGCACAGCCAGTGATTGAGTTCATGTGTGAGGTCCTGGACATCAGGAACATAGATGAACAACCCAAGCCCCTCACGGATTCCCAGCGTGTTCGGTTTACCAAGGAGATAAAAG GCCTGAAGGTGGAAGTGACCCACTGTGGACAGATGAAGAGGAAATACCGCGTGTGTAATGTTACCCGCCGCCCTGCTAGCCATCAGAC GTTCCCCTTGCAGCTGGAGAGTGGACAGACTGTGGAGTGCACTGTGGCACAGTATTTCAAGCAGAAATATAACCTTCAGCTCAAGTATCCTCACCTGCCCTGCCTACAAGTTGGGCAAGAACAGAAGCATACCTATTTGCCCCTCGAG GTCTGTAACATTGTGGCTGGGCAGCGGTGCATTAAGAAGCTGACTGACAACCAGACTTCAACCATGATAAAGGCTACAGCTAGGTCGGCcccagacagacaggaggagaTCAGCCGCCTG ATGAAGAATGCCAGCTACAACCTGGATCCCTACATCCAGGAATTTGGAATCAAAGTGAAGGATGACATGACGGAGGTGACGGGACGTGTGCTGCCGGCGCCCATCTTGCAGTATGGCGGCCGGGTGAGCAGG AACCGGGCCATTGCTACACCCAACCAAGGTGTCTGGGACATGCGCGGGAAACAGTTCTACAATGGGATTGAGATCAAAGTCTGGGCCATCGCCTGCTTCGCACCCCAGAAACAGTGTCGAGAAGAGGTGCTCAA GAACTTCACAGACCAGCTTCGGAAGAtttccaaggatgcagggatgccCATCCAGGGCCAGCCATGCTTCTGCAAATACGCACAGGGGGCAGACAGCGTGGAGCCCATGTTCCGGCATCTCAAGAACACCTACTCAGGACTGCAGCTCATTATCGTCATCCTGCCCGGGAAGACGCCAGTGTATG CTGAAGTGAAACGTGTCGGAGATACACTCTTGGGAATGGCAACACAGTGTGTGCAGGTGAAGAATGTGGTCAAGACCTCACCTCAGACTCTGTCCAACCTCTGCCTCAAGATCAATGTCAAACTCGGTGGCATTAACAACATCCTAGTCCCACACCAGCG CTCTGCTGTTTTTCAACAGCCAGTGATTTTCCTGGGAGCAGATGTTACACACCCCCCAGCTGGAGATGGGAAGAAGCCTTCTATCACAGCA GTGGTAGGCAGCATGGACGCACACCCCAGCCGATACTGTGCCACCGTGCGTGTGCAGCGCCCACGGCAGGAGATCATTGAAGACTTGTCCTATATGGTGCGTGAGCTGCTCATCCAGTTCTACAAGTCCACCCGCTTCAAGCCCACCCGCATCATCTTCTACCGTGACGGAGTCCCTGAGGGGCAGCTGCCCCAG ATTCTTCACTATGAGCTGCTTGCCATCCGAGATGCATGCATCAAACTGGAAAAAGACTACCAGCCTGGGATCACATATATTGTGGTACAGAAGCGCCATCACACCCGCCTCTTTTGTGCTGACAAGAATGAGCGG ATTGGGAAGAGTGGTAACATCCCAGCAGGGACCACTGTGGACACCAACATCACCCACCCATTTGAGTTTGACTTCTATCTGTGCAGCCATGCAGGCATCCAG GGTACCAGCCGACCATCCCATTATTATGTCCTTTGGGATGACAACCGTTTCACAGCAGATGAACTCCAGATCTTGACATACCAGCTGTGCCACACTTACGTACGATGCACACGTTCTGTCTCTATCCCAGCACCTGCCTACTATGCTCGCTTGGTGGCTTTCCGGGCACGATACCACCTGGTGGACAAGGAACATGACAG tggAGAGGGGAGCCACATATCGGGGCAAAGCAATGGGCGAGACCCCCAGGCCCTGGCTAAAGCTGTGCAGGTTCACCAGGATACTCTACGCACCATGTACTTCGCTTGA
- the LOC110292125 gene encoding protein argonaute-1 isoform X3 yields MPHRVGACARGTSSLPVPARYTPVGRSFFSPPEGYYHPLGGGREVWFGFHQSVRPAMWKMMLNIDVSATAFYKAQPVIEFMCEVLDIRNIDEQPKPLTDSQRVRFTKEIKGLKVEVTHCGQMKRKYRVCNVTRRPASHQTFPLQLESGQTVECTVAQYFKQKYNLQLKYPHLPCLQVGQEQKHTYLPLEVCNIVAGQRCIKKLTDNQTSTMIKATARSAPDRQEEISRLMKNASYNLDPYIQEFGIKVKDDMTEVTGRVLPAPILQYGGRNRAIATPNQGVWDMRGKQFYNGIEIKVWAIACFAPQKQCREEVLKNFTDQLRKISKDAGMPIQGQPCFCKYAQGADSVEPMFRHLKNTYSGLQLIIVILPGKTPVYAEVKRVGDTLLGMATQCVQVKNVVKTSPQTLSNLCLKINVKLGGINNILVPHQRSAVFQQPVIFLGADVTHPPAGDGKKPSITAVVGSMDAHPSRYCATVRVQRPRQEIIEDLSYMVRELLIQFYKSTRFKPTRIIFYRDGVPEGQLPQILHYELLAIRDACIKLEKDYQPGITYIVVQKRHHTRLFCADKNERIGKSGNIPAGTTVDTNITHPFEFDFYLCSHAGIQGTSRPSHYYVLWDDNRFTADELQILTYQLCHTYVRCTRSVSIPAPAYYARLVAFRARYHLVDKEHDSGEGSHISGQSNGRDPQALAKAVQVHQDTLRTMYFA; encoded by the exons ATGCCTCACAGGGTGGGGGCCTGTGCCCGAGGGACCAGttctctgcctgtccctgccagGTACACCCCTGTGGGCCGCTCCTTCTTCTCACCGCCTGAGGGCTACTACCACCCGCTGGGGGGTGGGCGCGAGGTCTGGTTCGGCTTTCACCAGTCTGTGCGCCCTGCCATGTGGAAGATGATGCTCAACATTGATG TCTCAGCCACTGCCTTCTACAAAGCACAGCCAGTGATTGAGTTCATGTGTGAGGTCCTGGACATCAGGAACATAGATGAACAACCCAAGCCCCTCACGGATTCCCAGCGTGTTCGGTTTACCAAGGAGATAAAAG GCCTGAAGGTGGAAGTGACCCACTGTGGACAGATGAAGAGGAAATACCGCGTGTGTAATGTTACCCGCCGCCCTGCTAGCCATCAGAC GTTCCCCTTGCAGCTGGAGAGTGGACAGACTGTGGAGTGCACTGTGGCACAGTATTTCAAGCAGAAATATAACCTTCAGCTCAAGTATCCTCACCTGCCCTGCCTACAAGTTGGGCAAGAACAGAAGCATACCTATTTGCCCCTCGAG GTCTGTAACATTGTGGCTGGGCAGCGGTGCATTAAGAAGCTGACTGACAACCAGACTTCAACCATGATAAAGGCTACAGCTAGGTCGGCcccagacagacaggaggagaTCAGCCGCCTG ATGAAGAATGCCAGCTACAACCTGGATCCCTACATCCAGGAATTTGGAATCAAAGTGAAGGATGACATGACGGAGGTGACGGGACGTGTGCTGCCGGCGCCCATCTTGCAGTATGGCGGCCGG AACCGGGCCATTGCTACACCCAACCAAGGTGTCTGGGACATGCGCGGGAAACAGTTCTACAATGGGATTGAGATCAAAGTCTGGGCCATCGCCTGCTTCGCACCCCAGAAACAGTGTCGAGAAGAGGTGCTCAA GAACTTCACAGACCAGCTTCGGAAGAtttccaaggatgcagggatgccCATCCAGGGCCAGCCATGCTTCTGCAAATACGCACAGGGGGCAGACAGCGTGGAGCCCATGTTCCGGCATCTCAAGAACACCTACTCAGGACTGCAGCTCATTATCGTCATCCTGCCCGGGAAGACGCCAGTGTATG CTGAAGTGAAACGTGTCGGAGATACACTCTTGGGAATGGCAACACAGTGTGTGCAGGTGAAGAATGTGGTCAAGACCTCACCTCAGACTCTGTCCAACCTCTGCCTCAAGATCAATGTCAAACTCGGTGGCATTAACAACATCCTAGTCCCACACCAGCG CTCTGCTGTTTTTCAACAGCCAGTGATTTTCCTGGGAGCAGATGTTACACACCCCCCAGCTGGAGATGGGAAGAAGCCTTCTATCACAGCA GTGGTAGGCAGCATGGACGCACACCCCAGCCGATACTGTGCCACCGTGCGTGTGCAGCGCCCACGGCAGGAGATCATTGAAGACTTGTCCTATATGGTGCGTGAGCTGCTCATCCAGTTCTACAAGTCCACCCGCTTCAAGCCCACCCGCATCATCTTCTACCGTGACGGAGTCCCTGAGGGGCAGCTGCCCCAG ATTCTTCACTATGAGCTGCTTGCCATCCGAGATGCATGCATCAAACTGGAAAAAGACTACCAGCCTGGGATCACATATATTGTGGTACAGAAGCGCCATCACACCCGCCTCTTTTGTGCTGACAAGAATGAGCGG ATTGGGAAGAGTGGTAACATCCCAGCAGGGACCACTGTGGACACCAACATCACCCACCCATTTGAGTTTGACTTCTATCTGTGCAGCCATGCAGGCATCCAG GGTACCAGCCGACCATCCCATTATTATGTCCTTTGGGATGACAACCGTTTCACAGCAGATGAACTCCAGATCTTGACATACCAGCTGTGCCACACTTACGTACGATGCACACGTTCTGTCTCTATCCCAGCACCTGCCTACTATGCTCGCTTGGTGGCTTTCCGGGCACGATACCACCTGGTGGACAAGGAACATGACAG tggAGAGGGGAGCCACATATCGGGGCAAAGCAATGGGCGAGACCCCCAGGCCCTGGCTAAAGCTGTGCAGGTTCACCAGGATACTCTACGCACCATGTACTTCGCTTGA